GATGCACCGTTGTCATGCCGGAAACTTCGGCACAGGTCAAGATCGACGCGGTTCGCGATTTCGGTGCGACGGTAGATCTGATAGATACAAAGATCATCGGCCGCAACGAACGTGTTGCCGAGTTGGCTGCGAAGATGCCCGACGCGTATCACGCGTCGGCGTATGATGATGAATTCGTCATCGCGGGCAATTCGACGCTCGGCGACGAACTGTCAGGACGCGGTTTTGACGCTGTTCTAGTGCCGGTCGGCGGCGGCGGCCTGATATCGGGTGTCGTGACAGGCCTTTGCCGCAACGGCGACACGGCGGAAGTTTTCGGTGCGGAACCGCTGCTCGGCAACGACGCTACACGATCGTTTCGCGAAGGCCGCCTGATTCCCAATGAAACCGAACCGACAACCATCGCCGACGGCGCACGGACGATCTCGTTGGGAAAGCTGAACTGGCCCATCATTCGCGACGGTGTGAAGGATATGATCGAGGTTTCGGACGAGAAGATCGCTGAGGCGGTTAGAATGTATTACGGCCTCGGGAACCTGAAATGCGAGCCGACGGGAGCTCTAACGCTGGGAGCTATTTTGGAAGATACTGAACGATTGAGAGGCAAGAAACTATGCCTAGTTGTCAGCGGCGGAAACGTCGACCCAGCCGTTTATAAAGAATTGATCTAGGCGAGGCTACTTCTTGGCTTTGCGGTAAACACCGGAAAAGGTGACGTTCGCTCCGCCGCAATTCATATTGTCGCGGACAACGAGAAATTGGCCGACAAGCCTCATCGTCGCTTTGCAGTCGTATTCATCTTCACCGTCGGAATACTCAACGACATTAGCATCGACTTTTCCTTTGTTCCCAAGTTCGCCGATGTGGATATTGTCACCGAGGCCTTTCCAAAACGCGGTACCGATAACGTTCAAATAGCCGCGCACCCTGGTCGCTTCGAACTTGATCTCGTTCTCGCCGTATCGCCAAGAGCCGTACCACGACGCAATGCCGGGCCTTTTATTGACCGGCCAATAATTTAGATCGCTCGTTTTAAGCCAACCGACGTAGCCGGTTCCTTTTACGGGCGTGAACCATGCACAAGCAAATCCGTTGCGTTCGTTCGAGATGACCACCTGGTCTCCCGAAACAACATATGCCTTTTCCCTGCAGTTGTCAGCTTCAGGACAATCATCGGTAAAATCGTTATAAAAATAACTCCTTCCGCCCTTAATCGCTTTTACGGACGCAAGGCGGTAATTCTCGGTTTCAACGGTAAATTTACCGGCACGGCACCAATTTTCCGGATCTCCCTCACTTTGGGCTGCGGTCATAGATCCCAAAAAAATAACGGTAATTAACAAAGAAAAGAACTGTCTCATCGTCTGATCTCCTCGACGAACGTCACGCGATTGATCTCGTAAAGCGTCGTCTGTCCGCTGGCGACCTTTTTGACGGCTGATTCGCGAAGCGACGAGAGTCCTTCTTTTTCGGCTTGGCGGCGTATTTCGCTGCCGGGCCGGCGTTCGATGATCATCTCTCGGATATTGTCGGTCATGTCCAGAAGTTCATGGATAGCAGAGCGTCCTCGGTATCCGGTATGGTTGCATGCATCGCAGCCTACGCTGCGATAAAATTCGGTGCCGATGAATTCCTTCGGGTCTAAGGCTGATTCAACAAGCTCTTCTTCCGCCGGCTGATATGGCCGCTTACAGGTCGGGCACAACAGTCGAATTAGCCGCTGTGCAAGTACGCAGTTCAGCGAAGAGACGAAATTATAGGGCTCGACGCCCATATTCAAGAAACGGCCGATGACGTCAATAACGTTATTTGCGTGGACCGTCGTAAAAACCAGGTGGCCTGTCAAAGCCGATTGGATCGCGATCTGAGCGGTCTCTTCGTCACGAATTTCGCCGACCATGATCTTGTCCGGGTCGTGTCGAAGAATTGAGCGGAGGCCGCGTGCGAACGTTAGTCCTTTTTTCTCGTTCACCGGGATCTGCACAATGCCGTGAAGCTGGTATTCGACGGGATCCTCGATGGTGATGATCTTGTCCTCATCGTTGCGTATCTCATTCAGGGCAGCGTAGAGTGTCGTGGTTTTACCAGAACCGGTCGGCCCCGTAACGAGTACCATGCCGTAGGGTTCCTTGATATAGATCCTAAAACGCCTGACATCCTCGTCATCAAAACCGACGACGTCCAGATTCAGATTCTTAAAGCTCTCATTGATCTGTTCCTTATCGAGAATACGGATCACCGCATCCTCGCCGAAAATGGTAGGCATTATGGAAACACGGAAATCGACCGTGCGGCCCTTGTAGATCACGCGAAAACGGCCGTCTTGCGGAATGCGGCGTTCTGCAATGTCGAGTTCGGACATTACCTTGATACGCGATATCAGCGTCTGATGAAAAGCGATGTCAATCGGGTCGACCTTCGCATACAACGCACCATCAATGCGGAACTTGACCTGTACATCGCGTTCTCTTGTCTCTATGTGAATATCGGAGGCCCGAGATTCCATTGCGTTGTAAAGGATGGTGTCGACGAGCTTGATGATCGGCGACATATCACTGTCCGACGCCAGCCGGTCCAGATCGAGGACCTCCTCGCCGTGTTCCGTCTCTTTGACCAGCGATATTTTGAATGTAGATGCGGCCTCTTGAAGAACACGTTGAGTGGAATCACCGCGACGCAGCACGACATCGATCGCACCGGCGGTCGCAACATACGGGACAATACGGACATTCAGAACATTCTCAAGCTCGTCCAGCCGCTCAAGATTACTCGGATCGGCCATAGCCGCATGCAGGCTTCCGTTTTCCCGACGAAGCGGGACAAATTGATTCCGAAGCATGAGGTCCACAGGGATCTGTGAGAGCTGGTCGACATCGATCGGTGACGGCTGGTCGGGCGGAAGCAGATCGATATAGGGCAGCCGGTATCTCGAGGCCAACTGCTTTGCCGCAACTACTTCAGGCGGATCGTGCTCAGTATCGTTAAGCCCTTTTATGCTTGTGGTGATGGTTTCTTCACTCATAGTATCGCTGTGTCATCTGCCCGCCATCGGTCCGGCAGAGATCATTTGAATGATCGGCAAATAGATGGCAAGCAGGATCGAAACGACGATTCCGGCCATAAAAAGCAGGATCGCCGGTTCGAGCAGCGTCGTGAACTGCTCAAGTCTGACCTCGGCCTCGGCATCATAAAATGTAGCGACCTCATCGAGCATTTCGCGTAAGCTTCCGGACCTTTCGCCGATTCCGATCATATCCAAGGCCAGCTCCGGTACCCAATTTGCCATTTCCAATGCCTCCGTAAATCCGCGACCTTCCCGGATCATCGGGAGAACATTCTGGCTGCGGCGGCGAAGTTCCAGATTGTTGATCGCCTGTGACGAAATATCCCAGGCCTCGGGCACGGTAATACCGCCCGAGATAAGAGTAGAGAGTGACCTGGCGAGTTGTGCCGTAGTCATGTTCCGGATCAACTGACCGCCGATCGGGACCTTTAAAAGAACTTTGTGCAGCAGAAGCTTACCTGAGGATGTCCTTAGCCAGAAAACCAGGACGAGTACTACGATCAATGTAACCGGCAATAGCCACACTATATTTGCGGCGAGCGTATTAAAGATCCACAGGACCACAAGCGTGATGGTCGGCATCGTTCTGTTCGCGCTTAGGCTTTTGAACAGGTCCGACATTCGCGGAACGATATAAAGCGTCAGGAACGCGACCATCAGCATCGCCGCGAAAAGCAGGAACGCAGGATATGCCAGTGCACCTCGCAGCTTTCTCGAAACACCGACGCTTCGCCTCAAGTATTCGACAAAACGGGCAAGGACATCATCCAATGCGCCGCTTCGCTCGCCGGCTAGGATTGATGCCGTGTAAATTCTGGGGAAAATGCCCTGTGATTCAAACGCTTCGGATAACGGAATACCGTTTTTGATCTTGTCCTCGACATCAGCGAGGACCGTCCTCAAATTTGCTGACGCACTGCGTGTCTTCAACAGGCCGATCGACTGCAGCACCGGGATGCCTGCCCGCAAAAGAGCCGATAGTTGTTGATTGAAAAGCAGAAAATCCGCCTGCTTTACCTTTTTCCCCTTCGCACCGCCTGAAACTAGCGCAGAAAGTCCTTCACCGGGCGACGACACCGCGAACACTCTAAAACCCTCTTTCTCCAGAGCATTGCGTGCCTCGGCGACACCAGTTGCCTCAACGACCCGTGTAATTACCTCACCCGACGGAGTACCTAACCTGCAGATATATTCGTTCATTCGAGGGTCAAAAAATATGCAAAAGTTCGAACTACTCGATTTTCTCTAGATGATAACACGTATCAGTCATCGCGCTGTTCCAAAAACATCCGGCGATGCGAACGAGGCGAAGAACAACTTTTAGAGACTTGCGGACATCGAAAGATTGTCTTGCACATGTAGCCGCAATCCAATAGTATGAAGGTCATTCAAGGTTTGTAAAATGGGGAGATCTTACGTCGGTCGAATAGGAATCAAAGCAGATCCGCGAGTTTTGAACTCAATGTTTCTGGCCGTTGTTTTATTGCTCGCAGGCATGGCGGCCATTCGGGCTCAAACGCCCGCACCGACCCCTCCCGATGACCGTGATTCGCCGGTGCGCATTAAGACGGATCTGGTGACTCTCACTCTTACAGTAACCGATCAATACGGACGCTATGTTTCCGGGCTTTCCAGGAACGCTTTTACGGTCTCTGATAACAACCGGGATCAGGATATCGTGTTCTTCAGCGACAGCGACGCTCCTATCTCGATCGGAATTCTATTTGATGTTTCGGGCTCGATGAGCGGCACGAAGATAGGCAAGGCGCGAAACGCCCTCGAGAGGTTCATCCGGACCAGCCATCCGAATGACGAGTATTTTCTTATTGCTTTCAACAGCCGGGCCCAGCTTTTGACGGATCGAACTCGAGACGGAGATTCGGTGCTTCGAAAGCTCACATTGGTACAGCCAAAAGCAAACACTGCACTTTACGATGCCGTTTACTTAGGCATCGAACGTGTTACACGCGGAAGCCATCAGAAAAGAGCACTGCTAATTATTAGTGACGGTCAGGATAATGCGTCCCGTTACAACTTTAATGAGGTCAGGCGTTTGATGCGCGAGGCAGATGTAATAACCTACGCCGTCGGGATCATCGACCGTGCGGACGCGATGAACGCCCTCGGGATGCAGGGCCAGGCGTTCTTGGAGGAGTTGACATCCGTCACGGGCGGAAAGGCCTTTTTCCCCCGAACGGATGTCGAAATGGACGAGATCTTCGAACGTATCGCATTAGAACTTCGCCATCAGTATTCTGTCGGCTATATTCCAACGGATTTCCAGCCGGACGGTAAATGGAGAAAGGTGAAGGTCAGAGTCAAGCCGCCGCGGGGACTCCCGAGGCTTACTGTTCGAAGCCGCGAAGGCTATTACGCTACGCCGAATACAAACTACAAGTAGAAATCGTTACGAGAAAATGTCGATGATCAGCCCGAGAATCCTGTTCTTCACCCTCTCCATTGCTGTTATTGCAGCGGTGGTCTCTTTTGATGTAACAACCGCACAGACGGTGACCCCATCGCCGTCCCCGACTGCGACGCCGCCGAGCATCAAACCTTCGCCGACCCCCGACGAATCAGATGAAGTTATCAAGGTCGATACGGAACTGGTCAATTTGAGTGTCCGCGTCATTGATCGTAACAATAGGCCCATCAATAACCTTCGGCAGAACGAATTTCGGATATTCGAGGATGGCGTTCAGCAGCAGATCGAGTTCTTTTCGCAGGCAGAAGTTCCTACAAATTACGCCATCGTAGTCGACAATTCGGGTTCGATGAGGCGGCAATTGGACAAAGTTATTGAGGCAGGCAAGGTTTTCGTTAACGCTAATCGTGCAGAAGACGAAACTATGATCGTCCGCTTCATCGGCAGGGACAAGATCGAGATCGAGCAGCCATTTACGCCTAACAAGACGGACCTGATAGACGCGCTCGAGAATTTATTCATCGAAGGCGGCCAGACGGCCGTTATTGACGCTGTATATTTGACCGTTGAAAACGTTGATTCTTATGAAAAGAACGACCGCGAGGACCGCAAAAGGCGTGCTTTGATCCTTGTAACCGATGGTGAGGACAGAAACAGCTACTACAGCGAAAAGCAGTTGATCGAACTACTGCGGGAATCGGAGGTCCAGATCTATGCGATCGGGTTTGTGGATGAACTCAGCAATGAGGGCGGCTTTATAAGCAAAAGCCCGCAGGCAAAATCAAAAGCGCTTCTGGAAAAAATGGCCGCTGAGACTGGTGGAAAAGCATACTTTCCGACCAGTGCCGCTGAACTGCCGCGGCTGGCACAGGAAATTTCCAGCGAGATCAGAACACAATATTCAATTGGCTATATTCCGACGAACGATCGACGAGACGGCACATTTCGAAGCATCAGAGTGTCAGTAGCTGACGGCCCGAACAGTCAAAAGCGGATCGCTGTAACGCGTGCAGGCAGAACGGCAGAAGGCGGATCTCCCGGCAGCGGCAAGCCGATCCCGACAGTTAAGAATCAATAGGATCTAGTTTTCAGGTACGGTACCCGAGATCTTTTTGCGATTGGTCTCACCGGTGACCAACACGGGGATCCCCTCGTCTACCTCCGAATGGGGCCGCGGTATCACATGAATGCCTGTCACGGTTCCCACACGTCTCGCCGCAGCGGCACCGGCATCCACTGCGGCTTTTACAGCTCCGACCTCGCCCCTGACAATTGCGGTGACAAGTCCTGCATCGACCTTCTCATAGCCGACCAATTGAACATTTGCTGACTTTACCATCGCATCAGCCGCCTCGATCATCGCCACGAGACCCATACATTCGACCATTCCGAGTGCCTGCATACAATTGATACCTATTTTAATTTTCGACGTTGCTTGAGAAACATAATGAACAGTCCCACCAACAATAGGCCAAGACCTATCGTGAGAAAGAATATCGTGATCGGAGCGACCATAGCCCTTTCATCCTATTTCCACAGAACCATCACAAAGATCGCGGAAAAAACCATCACGGCGATCAGCAGCGAGACGACGACCAAAAAAAGATTCGACCGGTTCGACGCAGGCGTCCAAACGATCTCTGTTTTCTTCCTTTTTGTTGAACGCGAACGCTTTCGCTCTCTTGCCGCAGATTCGAGGTCCCGAACCTCTTTTTCGTCTTCGTGTATCTTTTCTGTGATTTCCGCAAGTGCCGTACGAGCCTCAACCTCGTCGACCGTAAGCGATCCATTTTCAGGTAATTCCGCCACCTGGTGTCCGCAGTTGTAGCAAAAGAAAGTATTCTCCCTTACCGCCATTCCGCAGTTTCCGCATTCACCAAGAGCTTTCTCAACCGTTGCCGACATCAGATCCTTGCGAAAACCTCCCTTTCCTCGCCAAGGTCTCTCGCGGACGGTGTAAGTATCGTCTTCTTTGAAATGTAGATCTTTTCTCCGTTCTGCACAGCTCGCCGAACATCGTCTTCGCTTACAAATTCGACCGGCTTCGGGATATCGCGGTCTTGGGCGGAATTAGACTCGTTTATCTCATGAATCACGGCTTGGGGCGGAGCGGCAGGTGCCTGCTTAACAGGTTCCGGATGCGGATCTTCCAAAAGCTTTTTGCTCAAAAATCCATCGACGATCGCCTCGATCTCTTTTCTGTCAGGGCGTCTCGGTGATACAGCTTTTGACGACGTCTCGACCTGCGGGGCAGAAGCTGCTGCAGCTCGATTGATCGGCTTTGTTTCAAATGCGACCCTTTTGATGTCCATCAGATGAAGAGGAGAAATGTTGTCAGACGTAACGTTTCCTCCCCAAGACCCGCATCCGAGCGTCATTGACGGCGGAAGGTCTGTTGTGAAACCGATCGCCCCGTGTGTTGTGGGCGAATTAATGATCACGCGTGCAGCAGGCATCAACTCACCATAACGGATTGCAGCGGTGCGGTCTTTTGTATGCATTCCCGCAGTGTGCCCCATACCGCCGAAATGAAGGATCTTTTGGCAAAGTTCAGCCCCTTCATCAACTCCTCCAACCTCAAAAAAAGCGAGGGTCGGCGAAAGTTTCTCGATCGACCAAGGAAAATCGCGGCCGACGCCGCCGCAGTCCGCGATCAAACAGCGGGTTCCCGCAGGAACTGTTATGCCTGCAAGTTGAGCAATGAATTCAGCCGACTTCCCTACAATGTTCGGATTAAGCGAACGCTGCGGCGAAACCAGTACCTTTGCGACCGCATCGGCTTCGGTGGGAGACAAAAAACAGGCACCCTGTGCTTTGAACTGTTCCCTAACGGCACCCGCAACGGAACGATCGACAACAACCGACTGCTCGGACGCGCAAATCGTGCCGTTATCAAAGCATGTTCCTGTCAGAATGTCAGCAACGGCCTTTTCGACGTTAGCGGACCGTTCAATAAAAACGGGCACATTGCCGGGCCCCACACCGAAAGCCGGCTTTCCTGACGAGTAAGCAGCACGCACAAGCCCGGTTCCGCCCGTCGCAAGTATTACGGCGGTCTGTTTGTGCTTCATCAGTTCCTCGGTCCCGTCGATGGTAGATTCGGTCAGACAAATAATAGCTTCCGGAGGAAGACCTGCCGTAACGCCCACATCCCGCATGATCCGGGCCGTTTCCGCGATACAGTTGGCCGCCGATGGGTGAGGTGAGAGAACCACCGAATTTCGCGACTTGATCGAGATCAGAATTTTGAAGATCGCAGTAGACGTTGGATTGGTCGAGGGAATGATAGCTGCGACCACTCCACGAGGCGAAGCAATTTCAACGATCGACGGGGTTTCATTTACGATGCCAACGGTACGAAGCCCCTTGAATCGTGCCCATACGTCTTCGGCCGCGAATCGGTTTTTCTCGCGTTTGTCATCGGGTTTTCCAAAACCCGTTTCTTCATGCGCCATCAGGCCAAGCCGTGCCGATTCACTCAGAGCAGCAAGCGACATCTGCTGGCAAATGTCATCAACTTGAGCCTGCGAAAACGCAGATACGGCCTTAAATGCAAGAGACGCGGCCTCTACCGCGTCGCGAGCCTGCTGTATCGATTTTAGGTCTTTGTCAGCCATCGCCGATGGTCAAACCTATGTTAGGACTTCTCGAATTTAACCGATCCGAAGTTAGCGTGATTTCGATTTACTAGCGGCCGAACCCGACGCTTCCGAGGAAGCACTGCCGGCAGAAAGCTGCTTGCCGCCGCCGCGGAGAGCTTTTTCGTCGGGGCTAAGACCCACGGATCCGCCTTTGGGCAGCACGCGCTCGACTTCGCCGTGCGGAC
This sequence is a window from Acidobacteriota bacterium. Protein-coding genes within it:
- a CDS encoding pyridoxal-phosphate dependent enzyme, producing MPSMINSQLLKAIRPTTFVVSSKLNDALGLDITIASETFQHTGSFKFRAAYNLAINVEQDEIVTASSGNFGQALAYACKLTGKRCTVVMPETSAQVKIDAVRDFGATVDLIDTKIIGRNERVAELAAKMPDAYHASAYDDEFVIAGNSTLGDELSGRGFDAVLVPVGGGGLISGVVTGLCRNGDTAEVFGAEPLLGNDATRSFREGRLIPNETEPTTIADGARTISLGKLNWPIIRDGVKDMIEVSDEKIAEAVRMYYGLGNLKCEPTGALTLGAILEDTERLRGKKLCLVVSGGNVDPAVYKELI
- a CDS encoding type II/IV secretion system protein, which codes for MSEETITTSIKGLNDTEHDPPEVVAAKQLASRYRLPYIDLLPPDQPSPIDVDQLSQIPVDLMLRNQFVPLRRENGSLHAAMADPSNLERLDELENVLNVRIVPYVATAGAIDVVLRRGDSTQRVLQEAASTFKISLVKETEHGEEVLDLDRLASDSDMSPIIKLVDTILYNAMESRASDIHIETRERDVQVKFRIDGALYAKVDPIDIAFHQTLISRIKVMSELDIAERRIPQDGRFRVIYKGRTVDFRVSIMPTIFGEDAVIRILDKEQINESFKNLNLDVVGFDDEDVRRFRIYIKEPYGMVLVTGPTGSGKTTTLYAALNEIRNDEDKIITIEDPVEYQLHGIVQIPVNEKKGLTFARGLRSILRHDPDKIMVGEIRDEETAQIAIQSALTGHLVFTTVHANNVIDVIGRFLNMGVEPYNFVSSLNCVLAQRLIRLLCPTCKRPYQPAEEELVESALDPKEFIGTEFYRSVGCDACNHTGYRGRSAIHELLDMTDNIREMIIERRPGSEIRRQAEKEGLSSLRESAVKKVASGQTTLYEINRVTFVEEIRR
- a CDS encoding type II secretion system F family protein, producing the protein MNEYICRLGTPSGEVITRVVEATGVAEARNALEKEGFRVFAVSSPGEGLSALVSGGAKGKKVKQADFLLFNQQLSALLRAGIPVLQSIGLLKTRSASANLRTVLADVEDKIKNGIPLSEAFESQGIFPRIYTASILAGERSGALDDVLARFVEYLRRSVGVSRKLRGALAYPAFLLFAAMLMVAFLTLYIVPRMSDLFKSLSANRTMPTITLVVLWIFNTLAANIVWLLPVTLIVVLVLVFWLRTSSGKLLLHKVLLKVPIGGQLIRNMTTAQLARSLSTLISGGITVPEAWDISSQAINNLELRRRSQNVLPMIREGRGFTEALEMANWVPELALDMIGIGERSGSLREMLDEVATFYDAEAEVRLEQFTTLLEPAILLFMAGIVVSILLAIYLPIIQMISAGPMAGR
- a CDS encoding VWA domain-containing protein, with translation MFLAVVLLLAGMAAIRAQTPAPTPPDDRDSPVRIKTDLVTLTLTVTDQYGRYVSGLSRNAFTVSDNNRDQDIVFFSDSDAPISIGILFDVSGSMSGTKIGKARNALERFIRTSHPNDEYFLIAFNSRAQLLTDRTRDGDSVLRKLTLVQPKANTALYDAVYLGIERVTRGSHQKRALLIISDGQDNASRYNFNEVRRLMREADVITYAVGIIDRADAMNALGMQGQAFLEELTSVTGGKAFFPRTDVEMDEIFERIALELRHQYSVGYIPTDFQPDGKWRKVKVRVKPPRGLPRLTVRSREGYYATPNTNYK
- a CDS encoding VWA domain-containing protein — translated: MISPRILFFTLSIAVIAAVVSFDVTTAQTVTPSPSPTATPPSIKPSPTPDESDEVIKVDTELVNLSVRVIDRNNRPINNLRQNEFRIFEDGVQQQIEFFSQAEVPTNYAIVVDNSGSMRRQLDKVIEAGKVFVNANRAEDETMIVRFIGRDKIEIEQPFTPNKTDLIDALENLFIEGGQTAVIDAVYLTVENVDSYEKNDREDRKRRALILVTDGEDRNSYYSEKQLIELLRESEVQIYAIGFVDELSNEGGFISKSPQAKSKALLEKMAAETGGKAYFPTSAAELPRLAQEISSEIRTQYSIGYIPTNDRRDGTFRSIRVSVADGPNSQKRIAVTRAGRTAEGGSPGSGKPIPTVKNQ
- a CDS encoding BMC domain-containing protein: MQALGMVECMGLVAMIEAADAMVKSANVQLVGYEKVDAGLVTAIVRGEVGAVKAAVDAGAAAARRVGTVTGIHVIPRPHSEVDEGIPVLVTGETNRKKISGTVPEN
- a CDS encoding zinc ribbon domain-containing protein translates to MSATVEKALGECGNCGMAVRENTFFCYNCGHQVAELPENGSLTVDEVEARTALAEITEKIHEDEKEVRDLESAARERKRSRSTKRKKTEIVWTPASNRSNLFLVVVSLLIAVMVFSAIFVMVLWK
- a CDS encoding aldehyde dehydrogenase family protein; this translates as MADKDLKSIQQARDAVEAASLAFKAVSAFSQAQVDDICQQMSLAALSESARLGLMAHEETGFGKPDDKREKNRFAAEDVWARFKGLRTVGIVNETPSIVEIASPRGVVAAIIPSTNPTSTAIFKILISIKSRNSVVLSPHPSAANCIAETARIMRDVGVTAGLPPEAIICLTESTIDGTEELMKHKQTAVILATGGTGLVRAAYSSGKPAFGVGPGNVPVFIERSANVEKAVADILTGTCFDNGTICASEQSVVVDRSVAGAVREQFKAQGACFLSPTEADAVAKVLVSPQRSLNPNIVGKSAEFIAQLAGITVPAGTRCLIADCGGVGRDFPWSIEKLSPTLAFFEVGGVDEGAELCQKILHFGGMGHTAGMHTKDRTAAIRYGELMPAARVIINSPTTHGAIGFTTDLPPSMTLGCGSWGGNVTSDNISPLHLMDIKRVAFETKPINRAAAASAPQVETSSKAVSPRRPDRKEIEAIVDGFLSKKLLEDPHPEPVKQAPAAPPQAVIHEINESNSAQDRDIPKPVEFVSEDDVRRAVQNGEKIYISKKTILTPSARDLGEEREVFARI